From the Telopea speciosissima isolate NSW1024214 ecotype Mountain lineage chromosome 9, Tspe_v1, whole genome shotgun sequence genome, the window ttggtttcgtaTTAGAGTTTTATGAAACCAGtagaaaacaaaaccaaactaaatcGTGAAATAAAAAAGTAGACTAAATCCGCTAAAAAATCGGGACTAGACCGATAGTAACTCGACAAAAACCAATGGATGACAAGAAGGGGGAATCAAGGGAGGGGGGGGAACAAAACAATTGATGGGGGATAATTAGGGATCCATTAATCAAACCATAATTAATGCATGAGCCTTCATACTTGAAAGGAAGGTTCTAAAAgtcgggtttcgactaggtttcgatcagccagaaaacgagtttgtctcggtttcgaccatatcttggTCAAAACTTGGGACTTTTtctaggctaactcgaaccttggtttcgaggcccataagttgtttttttgccttgattcttgttgtactgtctattttttacattttaaactcaatccatgcattagtttcacatagagaacactaaaaatattacttgtggttttgatcaaagtttgatactgtatattgttcttagacATGATATCAAATAACGTTTGatcgaaacataactccttcaatataaatgaaatttaagcaatcttggatttgttagaaacctttgtttgatagctttccaataagtccaagattgcttaaatctgatttatattgaaggagttatgtaccggtcaaatttaatttggtgtgcgcaaataCTATCAAAATCGCTatgatgaaaatatttttttggaaataaaaacaaatgaatattctaccgcacttttggtttttaacaatgttttaccatattaagatttatggaatttttagatttgagaaaaaccccagcattagaaagttgaaaattgcacctaccgtaaaaaaacccagtttttgttcttaaactggggttgactttttatccttttggaatttattttttaactatttttattggattcaaatagggggtatttatttatttataaataatatcttaagtaaatgaaataaaaatacaaaaacatttactttaactaagtgtctgtcctgattTCTGacagtttctggcataaatatctatctgtcctagtttcgagtcAAGTTTCCCCTAttttcgatgggcatatgtgtcaaAACCACCGAAATATGATTGAAACtagtcgaaaccatcgaaacacggtcgaatccagggattttataaaatcccccttcaactcgtcttgAAAACCTGGGAAACCAAGTTAACTCGATGATTTcaacaggtttcgatcgagtttttgttccatgctTGAAAGAATAAGCCTTTACGAATAAGGGATTTCCAACCACAAGAAGCTTAGAGGAGCGAAGTAACAGGGTCAATACTTGTATTTCATCATCTAACCCTGAAGAGAGAATTCAGGATGTAGAAGTTCCCAAGCTTTTTTTAGAAAGCAAGGCCAAGTTCATGACCTCCAGATCTTTAGGAAGTACAAATTGATTGCCAATTGATCGTTGGAACCGATTTTCTTTCCTCACATGACCAAAAGAAACTTTTACTAAATTGATAAAGATGGGATAAAACAAGGGAAGTGAGAGAGAATCAATACATATAGTATTGGGTAAGAGATGATAGAGTAGATCGACTGAATAAGAGTATGGGGACCTGCAATGCCAAGGTCTTGGCAATGGGTTTTATTGATCCTTCTCCATAGAAAAGGAATCCCCAAATATGTATGTATTAATGCTAGATGAGGGGAAGATACAGAGGGAGTCAAAAAGTACTTCTCTTAGTAGAGTTGTAGATTTCAAGAAAAGCGCGACAACAGATCATACTGAGCAAGATCATGTTGTAATAAGGAAGCACTTCACTTAGGGCAGCCAATCTCACTTCACGCAGCACAACACCTTGCTATTTGCATTAATCCTTTTAATTTACTGGACTTTAGGGCTGAATTGAACCTTCGATTTGAAAAATGTTGAGATTAAGACGAGAGAAGTGACaaattgtaaggggaattgttacaaatcaatgagtaggAGGTACGTGATTTAAATTCTCCACATTCGAGAGAACGGGGTTTGCAGCTAGGATTGAAGTCATTTAGAAGAAAGGGCACTTTGGTCTTTATCTAACATTTTGTATTCCAAGGGTACCACGAGATATGTCTGTAATTTTAGAAACACAAGGGAATAGTGTAATTTAGGCATTCGTCAAGGGAGATTTGTGTAATTTTTCCAGAAAATAATATGATCCAGGTTTCGAAGAGTAGTTTACCCTTGATGATAACTACACGCGCTCGTAAGGGAACGCTCGCACTGagttttcacttttcacatattttttttgggctcatgttctttgtgccgctgAGTGGGAGCAGGGTGGTCaatgtgcccacccccatgtgtctaggcgcaacaACTTGCGCCcccggcatagagaacattcttccatttgtttttatattttttgggcaaatttcacggacaccccttaTAACTATTCGAAATGATAAGGACACCCTAAATTTTATCAAAATGGCacagactacccttattttatatttttatttcaacttagtccactccgggAGGTCTGTGCAATTAAGtggctgttaactcttttataatggcaaaattacccttaccataggGTGAACTTCCTATTATACCCTTACCATAAGGTTAAATTCCCAATATCCCAAATACAAATCAGATTTTCTTCATTGTTTTCGCTTGGCTAACggtggaagaagcaagaacagagaATTCCTCCACCTGCAATAGATGCCATTATTGACCAATTTTCATGCTCAGTCTAGAAATTGGGAGAAGCAGAGGAGGTGGTGGTTGTGATGTAGCAGAAGCAGGTACAGCAGAAGAAGGATTGTTTGACCAAGCAGCCGCCACGACTTGGGCCACGCCGATGTTGCTGCAATTCCTCCGAGCTTTGTTGCTGAGCTGACAGACGAAATTGGGAGGGAACTTGAGGATAAGAGAAGATAAACTCGAGCCAAAgaagggataggaaggcgatgATCCTCCGTGGAAAGGAAGCGAACGGGCTTTGCTAGAAGATAACGAGGGTATCTTAGGGCGAAGGTTGCCGGTGAAATGGGGATCTAGGCGGCAatcaaaagaacaaggaagaaccCTAGCGCAGCTGGAAACTGCCATGATGATATGaatcaatcaaaatttgaataggagagaatttttttttttttttttttgggagcaTGAATGATATCACATTCCTCGAAGATGTGCGAAAATCCTAAAATGAACAATAAGAGTTCTAGAAACCAATATATGAAAAAGAAGtgctccaattttttttttaaatagctAAAAGATAAAATCATTATCCAGGCTAGCAATTACATGGAAGAATTCTTATTTTGACTTGGAACAACACACAGCAAAAGCTTATAAAACACCAGAAGAAAATTTAGATGCAGTCCACCAGAACACCTTGTGAAAGTTGACACACCCTATATGGCCTCTAGAGATGCAATAGGGTGTTGGTTTGGGCATGTTTCAGTTCTGCCTCAGCCAGTGTGTtactgagaagaagaagaattgagaaggaaagggaaggtggGGGAGTGGAGGttcgctttcttcttccttatctAAAAGAAGCACTTAAAGtttaatttgttctttctttgcttctctCTTCATATATTGGCACTGTTGGATGGAATGCTATTTATAAATCTCAGTCTAGAAAAAGTAGTCTCTttgttaggaattttttttgaagaaataaacCGTAATTTTGTCTGCAGACACAGAGGGTTGTGAGGGGTTAGGTAGAGACTTTGACAGAGaaaattgaatttatttttgttgggtttttgtaatattttttttttctggtttaatTTCCATGGTTGTTGTCGGAGAATGCAATTGGTTCGGATGATTCTTACTGTTGGTGATGTTGCTCCAAACTCTGattccaaatatgagtttcaaaaCGATGTGCGCAAGCTCGTTGATTTGCTATGGCGGttgagaagagggaaagaaatgaaatgagagTTTTTTGTGACCGGAATTTATTCTGTCCGGTTGCAGAGAGCGTCGCCTGCGGTGCTATTGCTCACTGTGTCGTACTTTCCTGTTTATGGGCTTCTGGGTGAAATCAGTGGCGGTCGGAGAGACAGTGGTGGTCGGTGATGAGGAAGTtcgatttgggaagatgatggaatcttagtaatttttatttaaattactaagagggtaaaatcgacattttaattttgggggTAACCTTGCTTAACGTTagggggaaggttgccattttgacaaaatttaggATGTACTTGTCATTTCAAATAGTTATAGgaggtgtccgtgaaatttgtcccttttttttttttttgtaccaGAGTGGTATTTCAGTCATTCACCGGAATCGTCGTGGACGAGCGCGTGCGGCTGGCATTCCTTCTTCGAAAGAAAGACGTACAAAAAGACAACACGCAACAGGAGCCACGCCTCTCACTCACGACTCACCTCAACTAGCCTAAGCAGTTGAGCTAAGCCTTTAGAGATATAGCGGTAGAAGCTTGAGTTTTTCGCTTTCGGGGACTTCGAGTTTGGAAATGGAGATGCAAAAGAGTATGGTCATgggtctttttcttcttttaatcatGCTATCTGGTGTGAGAGCTTGGACGGGAGAAATCCATGGCAGAGTGGTCTGTGACGTATGTGGGGATTCTTCTATCGGACCTGAAGACCATGCTTTGGAGGGTAGGTTCAGTTTCAGACTTTTTATGTGGGTCTTCATCCcatcccccccctcccctcaaaattttttttgtttttatcataATTGACTTTCTCTTGCTATGGGCGAGATTATGCTTTGGAAGGTAGCTGACTAGAATTGTGTCTTCTGCTAGAAATTGAATCCTTTGTTGAATATATTTGTGGTTGTTTCTGATTTTTGCCTTGAAAGGGCTATTGGGTTTGTTAGGGGTTTTGAACTGATCTTAAGTATCATTAGTCTGGCTGGGTTTGAATTGGGAAAGCAGGTTGGGAAACATGAGCGTGATTTTGTTGGATTTTATTGAATTGATATTTGGATTTTCTTCCATGGGTTATAGATTGGGCAAATCCATCTTCTAATTTTGCTTTCGGGATGTTCTCATTTTATGATTTATGCGGGTTGCAGTTTATACATAGAGTAATTCATTTCAACTTCATGTGGCTTGTGGGTTTCGAATGTTATAGGTTGTTGGTGATTGGTGGCTTGGTTGCGTTTCATTTGACAACTACTCTTGCTGTATGTGTCACATAAAATTCATTTTGAGTGTTTAACATCtacatatattttaaattttattagaactatcAAACTCTTTATCATATACGGTGTTCTGATTTCCCAAAACACTGAAACGAGGGAGTGGGACAGAAATTGTGATGTGGACAGTTTGATTATAATCCGAACTACCTGGGGTTTATGCAACATTAGAGAATGAAGTAGTTCcttccttctctgtttttctatttctttgaaaGTTTTATGCACTTAAGATGGAGTAATTGTAGTTATCAAAAAGGAGTTTTGTGGTGCAACTTGAAGGTATTCAAACCACAGAGGGGAAGACGGAACAAGGTGTTTGGGGCTGAACTAATGAGACAGCAAGGGTTGTTGATTTAATGGAAGTCATAGCCTTGGAGTGGAGTGGTGAAGAAGAATTTGTGTTTCTGGTTCTCAGTGGATAGAATAAGTCTTCATTCAGTTGGATGAGATCAGCATGGTGGTGATTGTTGAATTGCCAAATGACGTGATTGGCCTGCCCTTTCTCCCTGTCCAGCTGAATCTTTTCTCCAGGTTTTAAACATTAGTCTGTAAATTATTCCACAAATTCACAAACACAGCAGATATCTACGAACTCCATACTTTTATGGTTGAGCAATGGAGTGTTTTTAAGATTCGGCAATAGTACGGGATTTAAATTTAAAGGAGATCCACATCCACTACATTTTAGGATTTTGTTCTGGCTTTGAGAGAGACTGGAATAAAGTTAAAATGACAATGGAAAGGAATTTTCTTGTGAAATAAAACACAAAGGAGATGACATAAGAAGATTAAGGACAGATGGATGTATGGTgcgaaatgttgggcagttaagaagcatcatatagataaagtCAATGTAGCTGAgataaggatgttgagatggatgagtggcaaaactaggaaggataaagtaaggaatgatcatattagagctgatttgggagtagctctgatacatgataaattacgagaaagtcgtttgaggtggtgtggccatgttcaacagaggcttTTGGATGCTCCactatggaggagtgatttgattcagattgaaggaactaaaagagttaggggcagacctaaaatgaccttaggagaagtggtgaagaaagaaatgcatagcttagaccttgtatcaagtatgacctcgaatagagctgattggagggcaaggatccatgtagccgaccccatttagttgggataaggctgagttgttgtttttGTGAGACAAGAAGGGGTAGGGAGAAAGAGGTAGAATATTTGAGGAGAAAGTAGAACAAATAGGATGTAATGAAAGATAGAGAAGTAGGATATTCTAGCTTTTAGTCCACAATCTCAAAATTTCAAtagtattttggtaaattttcattttcaagccAGTCTGAAATCTACTTGGAAACCAGAAAATAAGAATGTGGCTATAGGACTTATGGCCAATGTGACGGTGTTATCTGtatccatttggttgcaaggtaATTGCTATGGGCATTAAATTGGCATGAAGATAACTTCTATAAGCTTTCCATGGGACTCGGTATATGTAGATTATCAGATATATTCTATGGTATTTTCAAGTATGGTTGCTAAATCTGTTGGTAAATCCTGGTGACGGTTGATTACTGCTGATGGGATCAGATAGCTAAACTGATTAGAAAATCATAATTCAAAAAGGCAGCTCGAGGGACAAAAAGTTGATTGAGTGTGGGCTtcactcccctcccccctcttcccCAATCTTTTTTTGGAGATTCATACGTGTTGTGTGGCTGGGCTACTTTGCTAGTTTAAGTCTTAGTTCAGAGGTTTTCATACTTCCAAATGTACTGTGCCAAAGGGAAGTTTTGTAGGAAATTTCAGTGAGCCACAGGGGTAGTTTCGTAGGAAATTTCAATGTAAAAAGGGTATATTACTCCCAAGGCCTCCTTATGTTTACAAATTACACAAAGGGTCCCAAGGTCCCCTCGTATTTCTAAATTACACTCGAGGGTTCTCTTTGTTAACTTGGTGTGAGTGCAAGTCATAAGAATCATTGACCATTAAAAATTTattgtatgaaaacttttctctTCCATAGAATATTGGATAAACCTCTGCTCATCCTCACCCACACTAATTTcctttggagagagagagagagagatgctgtATCATATGTTAGTTTTTGCACTCATTTATGCTCTCTGGTAGAAGTTCCTTTTATTCCTGATCTCCAATCCAAAGTGGTATTTGACTCCGAGTCTTTTGGACTTGGGAGGTCCacaaagaagatttttttttcctgttaatGCTGCATGAAGGAGATTGGTTTGTCACCCAAAAGTCTGCTTGGGCATTGTCATGCATTTATTCTTTTGCacacttttaagttttaatggatCCACATCTATCAACATAACTGCTATAAAGCAGTGATTAGAAGTGAAGTATATTTAAATTTTCCTATGGGGTAATGGTGCTTTTGGGTAGCAAATTAGCAATAGGTTGTTCTTCGGCCATCGAGAGAATATATTAACTTACTGTTGTCTTCAGCAGTATTGGAGTCTATCCTAAACCAAGGAAATGTGATACTGGGTCTTTTCTGTACGATTAAACTGTctatcaaggtactaaaacttgggtctcggtgccaactcgactcttggaaaaaccgagacgagtcgagatctcgccgagttggtgcattttttttttttcaactcgaagcctcaactttgggtcaacccaagatctggacccgagatctcgccgagatatgtcgagttttgtccaattaggtaaggtatttaaatggtaggtgggttaaaataatgggttgaaaccgagatccaaccgagatccgagatctcgccgagatattgcacttttgagactcgcaggcaatCTCGTCTCGAGATTTCAAATATCCGAGAAacgccgagatctcgcgagttctcgaactttGCTGTCTATAACCTAGAGCTGTTGCCAAGCCCCTCCTTGCTTCATGGATGCAGCACTACCATCTGAACCTTCTAAAAAGCTCTTCTTGGATCCAGAGGAAGAGTCTTCTGATGGACCGACCACCTAAGCCTCTAATCATCAGGATTGCAAGTTTGGGAAGCGAAACAGGTAAAATCTCCCAACCTATCTCCCCCAAATTTGCTTTTTTCCGCCCATTAAGAAATGAATTCAATCATCCCCATGCAATTCTCCTCTCATCTTCCCAATTTCATCTGCATCCGTTTAGGCTATGCTGTTAGCTTACATATTTCCAAGGGCATTGATGCAACTACCTAAAGAAAAGCCAACTCCTGACACACCATCACTGGTCTCGTATTGTGGTTCCCATTTTATTACATTCCCCGTCTGGGAAGATTCGTTTTTTTCAATTACTCAACCGAGGTTCTAATTTGTGTGCTGTGTTCCAGTTCCTGATCCATTACCCCTCACATCTCATTCTCATTTCCTTCACCTTGAATATCCTTGCTTAAGGCTCTGTCCTTCCTCCTCCAATGGAGATCGGTAGCTGTCATGTGTACAGAGGCTTGTACTGGCTTAAACAAGGAATAGCTTGCTTTGTTGCAGACAGGGCCAAGAATCCCGATTGTCACGCACAACATGGAAGAAGAATGCTCTTTCAGATCCAagaatttctctctttcaaatGGAAATGAAGATGGGCAAGTACAACTGCATGTTTAAACTTTAGAGGTCACGGGAGCAGTTCCTGTGTTTTGGATTCCCGTAATTAAACTTGCAGATCCTGTGTGTAATTTTCAAAGCGTAAGGGATGTTGGGTCTCATTTACccttttaaaaaacaaaagacattTCCCAAGTGATTGGAAGGTTATGCTGGATATTGGTAAAAGTTTTCACTTACATAATTCTCCCACTATTCTCCCACTGCCATTGCTTGGTACAACCTTTACCGTTAGTAGTCATCCATTTTCAAACAAAGAAAACCTCAAAGAACACTTTACCAACCATCTTATCGAACTTGCCTTCTTAATATTCAACACTATAGCTATCAAGATTAAACCAGAGACAAACTCCATATTTTTCCTCACTTCACTAGCTCCCATAGCCTCAGTTGACCCCGTTGGCTTTTCAAATCGTGCAATTCTTAAAATCTTTAATCAACCAATGATGAACACAGCAACTGTATTTTGTAAAGCTAATTCATCCCCTAAATCCTATTTGCATTATTCCTTGATCTTGCATGAGCCTTGGCCCTacggttaagttgcactattgcaacctgttggttgtgggttcGAAACTTGGAACAGCCTCTTCTgcaaagcagggggtaaggctgcgtacatttgcccctcccagaccctgcagtagcgggagcctcgtgcactgggacgctctttcATTTCTTGATCCTGCATGAGCTCTATAACTGGGCTTAAAGTCATACTACTACTAGCCTACAAATCACTAATTTGTGCTTGTTCAGTTAAAGAGAAAGGTGCAGAAAATGGGGTGTCTGGGGGATACCATTGAGTGCTGTGCCTCATTTCATTGTCAAAAAGAAATAACACGAACTCTAAGGAGTCTCTCATGACTATTGTCTCAGTTAAGCTGATCTGTGTTGTGTTTTGCTTATCAGCATTCTTTAAGGTAATGTGCTTATATATTGGACTTATCTATTCTGTTTGAGGCTGGGGTTGGCCAAAAAACTCATTCTGACACATTAAACAACCAGTCATCCAATAAAGCATTTTCCCAATTATCATGGCATTGAATTTCTGATAATAgatatactatttttaattagtttcaTGACTGGGGGATAAAAAAGCATGAGAATTTTTGCTTGTTCATGGCCCTCTTGACCAATGGTGTACATAGTCATTATTTGGACAATTTTGTCACACTTATTAATTGGTTACAGAAAAGCTTTTAATGAAGGCAAGAGCTCAGGTAATTGGCCTTTTATTTGATTATGACAACTTAAGTAAATGTCTTCCGAAATGTGCAAGGAAATATGTTGGAGAGGGACAGGCTAGCTTCTTCTATGTTTTAAGTGAAACTCCCCCCTTTCTTTCACCTCAAAAAGAGGTCCTTGCTTGAGTGCTTGCATAATTGATGTTGAATGTATTTTTCAGTGAAGTATTTTATTCAGGGCCAAAGTGGCTTCAAGTACTTTTATAAAATTAGGTATTATTAGAAGTACTTCTAGCATTTGGGTACCACTGACTGTGGTATCTGCACAAATGGTATGCGGTTGCAAAACATACTGTTCTTGGGGAATTTTCTGGTAACCCGCTGCTATGAAGCATTTGACCTGTCATACACACTTGACTCGTAGTTTGTATGTTTCAACCATGGAATAAgacaaaaaagtactgaaaaaTGAAATTCTAAATGTCTCTATATTGTAAACTGACCATTTATAAAGGGATATTTTTCATTGAAAGCCAAAAAAAGCTTTAGTTCAGTAACTGGTTTCTTAGATTTGCTTGCTCAATGCAGGTGCAGAGGTAGCTGTTCTTTGCATTACGAAATCTGGGGAGGTGCTCAATTATCAAGCATTCACGAATTCAAGGGGGATTTACTCAGTGGCTGAGACTATGCCAGAAAGTGATCGCTGGGATGCATGCTTGGCAAGGCCAATGAGTAGTATCCATGAGCATTGTACCCAACTGGCAGATGCCAATTCTGGGGTCAAGTTCAGTTACAGTCATCCATCAGGTTATTCTCATGCCGTCAAGCCATTTCTCTATCGGCCTGCCAATGTTCCGATGTACTGCATCTGAATGTTatacttaatatatatatataaatgtataATACAGTATAAATTTGTGCTAGTAAGAAAATGGATAAACATGaaatgatatgtatttcgaaTTCCTTGGATGTGTGCAACTTCTATTGCTGTGTTCATATTACTTGGTTATGTTCAGTAAAATTCCCATGTTCTGCCTCTTGCGTACCACATGGATCTGAACCCTCATATTGATGAACCCTATCTAAGATGACACCTTTCTCTTTTTTGATGGTGGCTGTAATGCTGTTCAAATCAATGGAACTCCTCATATAGTTAGATAACTTAGTTGAGCTGTTCTTGGTGCAATATATTCACTTGGATTTTGCCAATTGTCATGTTAAAGCAACTgtgcaaaaaaagaaagaaaaaaagactgATATGCTTAAACCAAGCAATGCTGGCCAAAGTGGCTTGGTGTTTACTAACCTGCCCTGATTCTTTGTTTGCAAAAAATTGTCAAGAGCTAGTATTTTAGAGAGGATGATTTCATGAACAGCAAAGTATTACCCACTGCTATGTGGGATGGAGGGAATATAAATCAGCAAAATAGATGTTTGAAAATTCAAGGTTAAGGGAGAGTGCAGAGTAGTGGGCGAAGTATCGTAGGCATGCATggaatatttatgggatgcatgCCAGCACAAATGAAGGTATTCGATTGACttggttttgaaatttgacacgtggctaATTTAGAACACTTACTATGAATACAACAATTTGCGGATCAAAATTCCATGTGCCACAATGAGAATGAGCTGCAAAGGAGCCGTTCAAATGAATTTTCCATGGCTCCCTATTCTTAACCGATGGGAAGGAAGATTTTCTGTATTGAATAAAGCGACATTTCATTAcctaaaaagaaattatatAATTCCACTAGTAGTTCTGGTAAATTAAGTGGATTGAGATCCTCTCCCGCGTGGGACGATGTCCAGCGCACATCGTCTGGCTggggaggcctcgatccacaCTCCATTGCACCGGGATGTGTGCCTCATCTATCTCGATCCAAATTAAGTCGCCTATAAAGTCTTTTTTCACATCCCcaggttttttattattattgaaaaCATATATAGGTAGTTGGAAGCAATAAAAGCTTCAAAGTTAATCTACTACTCTTTGTGAGATTATCGGGTAGGTATTTTTATTTGTTCCATTTCTTgtctgctccatttccccaagttcttCTAATAGAGGGGGTTGGATCGCACCCAAACAGTGTGTTCAGGCAAAGGTAGAgtagtcatttctgccccccccccctctctattagaggaatCTGGGGAAATGGACTTGCCTAGAAATGGAGCAGATCAAGGTCCATCGGGTAGTCGAGTTAGTGATTCTTATGAAATGAAAACTTAACCCGAATATCTTGCAACCCATTCGTTCTGATTGATTTTGTTTCAAATGGGCAAGGAGCCACGCAAGGgtccaacaacaaaaaatatgTGCCAATACCCTGTAAAACTTATACCAAATTAATTTGGAATAGTGAAGGGCATTTCAGACCTCCAA encodes:
- the LOC122638934 gene encoding uncharacterized protein LOC122638934 isoform X2, which encodes MAEWSVTYVGILLSDLKTMLWRICLLNAGAEVAVLCITKSGEVLNYQAFTNSRGIYSVAETMPESDRWDACLARPMSSIHEHCTQLADANSGVKFSYSHPSGYSHAVKPFLYRPANVPMYCI
- the LOC122638934 gene encoding uncharacterized protein LOC122638934 isoform X1, producing the protein MEMQKSMVMGLFLLLIMLSGVRAWTGEIHGRVVCDVCGDSSIGPEDHALEGAEVAVLCITKSGEVLNYQAFTNSRGIYSVAETMPESDRWDACLARPMSSIHEHCTQLADANSGVKFSYSHPSGYSHAVKPFLYRPANVPMYCI